The genomic interval ACTGGGAGCGTCACCTTTAAGTGGATTGGCGAGGGCGAGAAGGTGGAGAAGTCCCAGCCCTCCCACGGGAAGGTGGTCCTCAAGGCCCACAAGGCCATGATTCTCGCGGACATCTCCAACGACATTCTGCGCAACCCGGCAGTGGGTGACGCGGGGGTGGCCGAAGATTTCCGCGAGGCGGCGGCGGACGGCATGGACGAGGCTGCCCTCAATGGTGACGGGCAGGGCCCCAACCCCAAGGGCGTCCTCGCGCAGATGGACTCCGCGCACTCGAAGGCTCGGAGCGGGACGAGCGCGGACCACTACCTCGCGGACGTGGACGGCATGGTGGAAGACGTCCTCAAGGCGAACATCAAGCTGCGGCGCCCCGGCTTTCTGTTGCACCCGACGCGGGAGACGGCGCTGCTCGGGCTGAAGGACGGAGGCACCTGGATTTTCCGTGACGAGATGCTGAACCGAGGCACCCTTCGCGGCTTCCCCTACAAGGCGTCCACACGGATTGCGCCGAGTCGCATCCTCTTCGGAACGTGGGACCAACTGCTCTACGGCGTGGACACGGAGCTGGTGCTGTCCGAGCACGACGTCCGAGCGGAGTACGACGAGACGACGCTCCGGGGCATCTGCCGTGGAGACTTCAAGCTGCGGCACGACAAGGCGTTCTCGGAACGCAAGGGCTACTGAGCTCGCGCCCTCACCAGGAGACACGACATGCACGCGAATACTCAGGACTTCCAAGTCTTCTACAAGGCCGTTGGTGTTGCTGGTGGTTCGCTCACGGCAGGTGGGATGGGCGACGCGGTCGAGGTCACGAGCGGTGCCGTGGACCGCAACGGGTTCGACTCCGCGCAGCTCCTCTTCACCGGGAACACCAACTGCGCTGCGGGCCAGACGCTCAAAGTGACGGTGAGGGTGGCTGAGTCCGAAGACGGTACGGCGTTCGGCGCGGACGAGACGTTGGCCAATGCCGTGACGGTAGTGACTGGTGGCGCCGCGCCTCAGAGCTTCTGCTTCCGGGTGGACCTGCGCGTCGCCAACCGCAAGCGCTTCATACGTATGAGGGTGACTCCCGACTTGTCTGCGGCGAGCACGGACACCGCGCAATGGGGCGCGGCCCTGGTGCTGGGTGGCGCTGACGAGTTCCCCGTGCGGTGAACCATGGCCTCTCCTGCGGACTTGTGCGTTGTCTCGGTGGTGGCGGACGACTTGGGCATCCCCTTGTCGCCGCGCGTGGAGTCGCTCGTCACGGCGGCGAGCCGCGCCGTGGCGGGCTACTGCGGCCGAGCCTTCGAGTGGGACTCAGGTCTCGTGGAGTACCCGGCGGGCTACGGGCGCCCGCTGCTGCTGTTGGAGCGCCCTCCCATTGTGTCCGTGTCGGGCGTCTGGGAGGGCGGCCACCTGGTTCCCCCGGAGGAATACGAGCTTGCCGGAGGGCTGGCCGCGTCGGGAATGTTGAGACGTCGGCACAGCGTGTGGCGGGCGATGGTGCGCGCGGGGGGCGGGGTGTCGGGGGCGCTTGGCGACTTCGAGGGGAGCGAGGATGGAATCCGTGTCGTCTATGACGGAGGCTATGTGACGCCGGGACAGCGGGTGCTCGACGCTTCCCTGGTCGTGACGCTCCCCGAGGACGTGCAGGAGGCCGCCGTCCTCACGGCCGTGCAGCTCTACCGCTCGCGTGGGGTGGACGCGATGGTGGCCAGTGAGTCCATTGGGGATTGGAGCGTCAGCTACTTCGCGGAGAAGGCCGAGGGGAAGAGTCCCATCCCTGGAGCGGCGCAGGCCCTCCTCTCGCCCTATGTCCTCTATCGGGTGAGTTGATGGCTTCGCCTTCGGACAGGTTCCGTCAGCGCATCTTCTTCGCCCTGGTGCTGGGACGGGACGCGCACGGCAAGCCCTCGTTGGGGCCGGTGTCCTCGGCGCGGGCTCGCATCCAGCCGAGCCGAAGACTCATCCGTGATGCGAGTGGCAACGAACAGCTCGCCTCGCATGTCATCTACACGGAGGCGCTGCTGGGGCTGCAACACCGTCTCTGGCTACCGGGCGAGGACGTGGCCGACTTCAACCGGGCGCGGCGCCCCATCGGCGTGGACGAACTGGTGGATGGAGAGGGCGTGGTGCGCTTTCGCAAGGTGTGGCTGTGACGCGCGACCTTGCTAGAGAGCTGGCGGCGGTGCTGGAGGCGGCGGACCTTGGGCTGTCACGTCCGCCCGCTCCCGGCGCCAATCTCTTCACGGCCCCCATGCCCGAGGTGGATGGCGGTGTGCCGGACAGGGCCGTTGCGCTGGTGGTGACGGGTGGCGCGGGGCCCTTGGCATACCTGGGGGGAGGGAAGACGGTGTATTTGTCTCCCGGGTGTCAGGTCCGCATCCGCTCGCCGCACGAGGACTTCCAGGGAGGGCAGTCACTCGCGCTCGCCGTCTTCGGAGCACTCAATCAAACGCCCGACATGCCGAGCGTTGCCGTGCATGTCGAGGAGAGCGCTCCGGTGTACCTTGGGACAGACGGAGCGGACCGACACCGCTGGGTGTTGAACGTGGGCCTCGGTTATCTCCGGTTCTAGAGATGTCGCCCAAGTGCTTGTGACGTCGGATGGAGATACTCAGGGCTTTGCCGCATTACATGCGTGCGCTGGCCCAAGGCCAGATGTCTTGATCGAGATATCCCTGGTAGGTTCCTGAAAAAACGCGACAGATGAAGAGGCGGTCGTTGCTGTCCATGATTTTCAACAGCTGCGCCTGCCACCAGTTCCAGTCGTTGGCCGTCTCTACGAGCCACTGCGAATAGAGCGGACGTCTGTATGATATGGCGTTCCGTTCGATGAACTGCTTGACGGCTGCGTAGGCTGAGGGTCTCTCGTATCCGTTAAGGTCGTAGCTGATCAGTAAAAGCATGAAAGTCTCGTGAGGCTTGTTTGTTGTATGTCGGTGCTTTCATGTTGGGAGAGACTTTGGAATCGTACTTTGGTGAGGGGTGATCTGTACCTGCTGGTTTTCTGGTGTTGGGTGTTTTGCTGCGTTTGGCGATGGGGTGGCTCTCCATTCGGCGCGACGACGCGAACCACTCGCGGAAAGTGTCCCCATAAAGAAGTAGTGGGATGCCCGTTCGAGTCAAAGTGGATGTCGTGAAGCTGGAGCGTCTGCGCCGCTCGCCCTCCGAGGTGCTGCGCGCGTTGGACGTCCCGTGTCGGGACATTGCTCGCCTCGCGCTCGACTACTCCCTGTTCCTGGTGCCGGTGGGCAAGGACGGGACTGACGGCCACCTCCGCGATACGGCCTTCCTGGATGGCCCTCGCTACAACCTGGGGCCCCCTCTCTCCACTACATGGACGGCGGGCTACGCGCACCCGTCAGCCGGTCCCATTCATGAGGGCTGGCACTGGGGCGAGCAGATTTTCAATCCGCCTTCCCACTTCCTGCGCAAGTCCTTCCGGCGTGCCCGCGGGCGAGCGCGCCGCCGTGTTGCCGCCGTCCTCGAGGACTTTCTCGCCCGTCGCTTCCCCTCTCACTGAAGGAGACACCCATGGCCCAACCCCGAGAGGCATTCTTCGACAAGCTCTATATCCGTGCCACCAACACCGCGCCGACCGAGGTTGATGCCTTGGACGGTGTCACGGAGGCGCCCGTCAATCGCGCCAAGGACACCGTCGACGCCAACTACTTTGGAGGGGACGGGTACAAGCGCAGCAAGGGCACCCTCAAATCCTTCACCATCCCCCTGTCGGGCCACGTCTTCCAGGGGAGCGCGCCCCAGAAGGTTCTCCGAGATTCCTTCGAGTCCGATGCCACGGTGTTCTTCACCATCATCGAGGACGAGACGGCGCCCCAGGGCAGCCAGGGTTACCGCTACCCCGTGACGGTGACGTCCTACGAGGAGGGGCGCAGCTCCACGGACGTCGTCACCTTCTCCGCCACCCTCACCGGCCAGGGTGCACCCGTCGCGGTGTAGCGGGCCTTCGCTTCCACACCTTCGAGGAGACACCCATGTCCGCACCCGTCATGCACCGAAAGCCGCTGGGCACCCGCCGAGCTCTCCACAAGCGCGTCACTCTGGACGGCGCGGAGTTCGACATCTGCCGCCCCACGCTGGGCGAGAAGATGGACGTGTTGTCCTCCTCTCGCGCCGCTGGAGAGATGGGCGACAACCGCCAGCCCGTGGATGAGGCCGCGGGGATGATGATGATTGCGCGCATCGCCGCGTGCTGCCTGTACTTCCCGGGCACCGCGACGCGCGTCTTCACCGAGGAGGAGGTGCCAGCGGTGAAGAACGAACCCTGGCTGGAGGAAATCCAGGGGGAGCTGGCCTCGGCCTTCGCGGGCCCGACGCTGGAGAGCGCGAAGGGAAACTCCGAGACCACCCCGAGCTGAAGGCCCTGCATGGGGTGGTGAAGCTGACGGGCCAGTCTCCGGACGCGGTGCGCGGGTGGGCCTGGGACGACGTCGTCCACCTGCTCGCCCTTTGCGACATGGAGGCCGAGGAGCTGCGCGCGGGCCGTACTCACGTAGGCGCGCGAGGTGGAGACCCCCAGGTGACGGTGTACCGGAAGCGTCCGAAGAGGTGATGCATGTCTGGCGGCGGACTCAAAGTTGGTGACCTCTACGTGTCCGTCACGGCCTCCATTGGCGGGGCCATGGCCAACCTCGCCAAACTGGTGGAAGGCGTGGAGAAGGCCGCCAAGGAAGTGAAGGAGAAGGCGGGGGACCTCGGAGAGATTGGCGCGGTGGTGGCGGCGGGACTCGCGGGTGCCGTGGCCGCCGCGTCTCAGTCCAACAGCGCCATGGCCGAGGAGGTGGAGCGGATTACCTCGCTGCTTTACACACTGGCCGCTGACATTGGCGACGCGCTGATGCCGGTGGTGAAGCGGGTGGCCGATGGGCTGGAGCGGATGGTCGCCAGCCTCCAGTCCCTCTCGCCCGAGGTGCAGGCAAATGCCCTGGACATGGCTGTCTGGGTGGGCGGCGCGGGCCTCGCACTGATGGCCATGTCGAAGGTGGCCGGTGGCGTGGAAGCCGTGGCCGCTGGCTTCGGCTTGCTCCTGTCGGCCGTCAACGCGATGAACAAGTCCGTGGCGCTCGCCTCACTCGCGGGCAGCTTGGACAAGGTGACGCAGGCCATGGGCGGCATGGTGGTCAACGCGCCCAACGTGAAAGGCAGCCTCGCGCGCCTGGCACTGTCCTTCGGGACGCTGCTGGTTCCGCTCGCCGCCGTGGCCGCCGCCATGACGGGGGTGGCGCTGCTGGCGGGTGCTGTCTACGCGGCCTGGCAGGATTCGAGCACGGGCCTTGCGGACTTCTTCCATGACTTCGGGGAGAAGCTGGGGCGGCTGGCCTCGCGAATTGCCGATGCCTTCGCCAGCGCCTTCGCTGCCCTCGGTGAGTTCCTCCAGCGCGCCGCCGCCTTCATGCTGGAGCGCGTAGCGGCGCTGGTGCGCGGTGTCTCGCGCCTCTTGGAGCCGGTGGCCAGGGGGGCGGGACTGAATGAGCTGGCGGACGTCTTCTCGACAGTGTCCACGCTCACGGGCAAGCAGCTCCTCGACACGTTGGGGCAGGGCGTCCAGGTGCTTTGGACGGGCGCGAAGGATGTGGCGGGCGTGGTGGGCTCGGCGGTGGCGGATGCCGGGAGGACGCTGGCGGAGGGCGCGGCCTTTGGATTGAGCTCCAGCGCGGACGGGGCCAAGCGCCTGGGCGCGGACCTTGCCCAAGCCCTCAACCTGGACCGCGTCACCGAGTCCATGGAGGCGCTCGTGGAGCGGCTCACGGGGCTCTTCTCGGGTTCAGGCAAGGCGCGCATCCGCCAGCCCACGGACAAGGCGGCCTTGGCCGAAGCCGCACGCGAGGAGGCCGCGCGAGAGCGGGAGCTGGCGAAACTCCAGCGCCAGGCCGCCGAGGAGTCGCACCGCGAATTCGTCGCCAGCGTCCGCGCGGACGAGGCCGCGGGGGCCGCCTCCTTCGCGTTGATGCGGCGTGAAGCCGAGGCCCTGGCCGATGCCGCCAAGGACGCGATGCGGAAGGCCAGCGAAGCCATGCAGGCCGCCCGAGACGCCCTCGTGAATCGTTTCCTGGGCGGACTGGGGCAGTTGGCGGACCTCATCAACGCGGGGCTCCAGGGCTTCCAGGCGGGAGGCGCCTACGGGGCGATTGCCGCCGTGGCGGCAGAGCTGCTCATGCAGTCCAAGGGTTTCAAGGATGTCATCGAGGTCACCAACGGCATCATCCAGCAAGTGGCGGACGCGCTCGGGACGTTGCTGGAGCCGCTCCAGCCCTTACTCGGTGCCATCTCCCTCATCATTGACGCCTTCTTCTCCAGCCTGACGCCGCTCTTCGAGATGCTGGCGAACGCGGTGGAGCCGCTGGCCGCACCTCTCGCCCTCATCGGACAACTGCTGGAGGGACTCGCTCCGCTCTTCGCGCAGTTGGGCAAGGTGTTCATGTTGATTCATGACCCGCTGAGCCAGCTTGTGGGGCCGGTGATGAAGGCGCTGTTTGGAGTCCTGAAGTTCGTGGCCATGGTCATCCTCGCCGTGGCGCGGGCGATTGGGTGGGTGTGGAACCTCATCGTCAGTGCGGTGCAGAAAGTCATCCGCATGTTGAGCAGCCTTGTCTCGTGGACGGGCTTCGATGGGTTGGCGCGCTTCGCTCGGAGTCTCGACAGTCTGCGCGTGGACACGGACGCCATGCGCGCGTCCTTCGATGCGCTGCAAGACATGACGTGGGAGTCGGCCATGGCGCGGGCGGAAGAGGCGGCGCGAGTGCGCGAGCACACGGACGCCGTGACGCGCGCCACGGAGGCGATGACCAATGTCCCGTCCGCGTGGAAGCGAGCGCTGCGCACCTTCGAGTCCGAGAACGCGCAGGAAGGGCCCACGCTTCCCCCGGCACGGACGCCACCGAAGAGCACCATGCCCGAGGACGTGGACGTGCCGGACGAGGACGAGCACCGCGCCACACCCATTCAGAGTGCCGGGGACCGCATTCCTCCGGAGCTGATTGCCACCATGGACCGGATGTTGCGCATGGTGGGGATGCGCATGAGCGAAGCCGGGCGCCTGGTTCCCATCACCTACAACATTGTCGGCTACGACATTGACGAGGCCATGGCGCAGACGCGCCGGGACGAGGAGCTGCGCCAGCAACGGACGAGCCTTCGCACCAGTGGCACCCGCATCCGTCCGTCGACCCGCTACTCGCCCGTCTGAGGACTCTTCATGCCCGCGCTCACCCTCTCAGGGATTCCCTTGCCCGTCCTCGCTGACCGGGGGCTGACGTACACGCCCACGTTGCTGGGCGAGCACCGCCGCGCATTCTCCGGGTGGCTGCGCACCAGCGAGCGGCGTGAGGTGCTCACCTACGCGGGGAACACGGGCCCATTGTCCCAGGAAGAGGCCCGCGCGTACCGGGGGCTCCTCAAGGGCGAGGGGCACGTCTGGAACTTCGATGTGGGGATGCGCGGCAACACCTTCCTCAATCCGAGCAACACCGTTGGGTCCATGAGCATCTTGGCGGGCGGGCGGTTTGGCGCGTGCCTGCGCATGTCCGTCAACTCAAGCTTCACGCTTCCCGTGGCGCTCGGGCCGCGCTGGACGGTGGCCTATTGGTGGAAGCTGGAAGGGATGGCCAACTGGACTCACTTCGTCCACCGTCCAGGCCACCTCATCGCGAGCAACGGCCAGGACGACGCATTCCCTTCCGCGGAGGGGGCCCTGGTGCTGGACGACGTGGGAGCCCTGCCTGGTGGGGATGTGACGCTGCGAATCCTCCCGCGCGCTGCTGGCGGCCTCTTCAATCCCAACAACGCGGCCTTGCTGGTGGACGACGTCGTCGTCCTGCCGTGGGTGATGCCGTCCTCGTGGCTGTTGCCCTGGTTCAGCGCGGGCCAGCCCTTCGGTGCGCCGTACCCGTACCACCTGGCTTCGGGCCGCGCGCTGTTCGAGCCGCGCGTGGTGTTGGGACGAGTGGGCCAGGGGCGAGCGGTGCAGTGGTGGCAGGACGGCGGTTTCGCGCTGGGCCAGGAGTTCGACTTCGAGTTGCAGGAGCGTTGAGCATGCGTCCGTTGTCTTCGTTTCAGGCGGCCCTTCTCACCAGTCCCACCGGTTATTCGACGCACCCGCGCGTCTGGGTGAGGGACGCGAGAGGGACATGGCTCAAGCTCAACTCCCTCTTTGACTCCGACTGGGTGCTGGGGGTGCGCATCAGCGAGAAGCTGGACGCCCCCGTGGCCGAGGCCGAGGTGACGCTGGCGCGCAGTGGCCCCGGTGGGGTGCGCCTGTCCCTCTCGCCGTTGGTGGTGCAGTCGCTCATCAACACCACTGGCGGCGCCTTCGCCCCGTTGCTTGCCGAGGCGGCCTACTTCCGCGTCGAACTGGGGCTGGCGGCGCCGGGCCATGTGCCCAAGGAGGAGGACTACTTCGAGGTCTTCCGTGGCCGCATTGACGAGGTGGACCCCGGGGCGGAGGAGCTGAAGGTGGTGGGGCGCGACTTGGCCGGGCTCCTCCAGGACACCTTCATCGAGGTGGAGCGCGAGTATGGAGACGATTCCACGGGCGTCCCTGTGCAGCACATCATCCAGGCCCTCTGTAACGACAACGGCCTGTCCAGCTTCGGCCTCTACGTGCCGGTGGACCCGCTCTCCCAACGGGGCAAGTACAAGCAGAAGGTGGAGCCGGTGCTGGACGCGGTGCGCACGCTCGCCCAGCGAATCGGTTGGGACTGCCGGATGAAGTGGCGGCCCAGTGCTGGGGCGTATGCGCTGACGCTCTACGCGCCGGACCGGCTGCAAACTGCCGAGGAGTGGGCCTATGGCCCGGACGAGTACGGCGAGCCCGACTCCGTGACACGCCAGCTCACGGACATTCGCACGGACGTCGAGGTC from Myxococcus stipitatus carries:
- a CDS encoding phage major capsid protein; amino-acid sequence: MTPEQMQEVAKSLGPLVAAQLMEQAKGQRDGLVGLLGAKSKPEDNPVPSILKNLNHFGAYLKAVVNAGRNPTREAVLEQAKRFGGADVQKAVQESVFSSAGVLVPVQGAGEMIEFLRPDSVVLALGARTVPFKGELHFGKKTGSVTFKWIGEGEKVEKSQPSHGKVVLKAHKAMILADISNDILRNPAVGDAGVAEDFREAAADGMDEAALNGDGQGPNPKGVLAQMDSAHSKARSGTSADHYLADVDGMVEDVLKANIKLRRPGFLLHPTRETALLGLKDGGTWIFRDEMLNRGTLRGFPYKASTRIAPSRILFGTWDQLLYGVDTELVLSEHDVRAEYDETTLRGICRGDFKLRHDKAFSERKGY
- a CDS encoding minor capsid protein, coding for MTRDLARELAAVLEAADLGLSRPPAPGANLFTAPMPEVDGGVPDRAVALVVTGGAGPLAYLGGGKTVYLSPGCQVRIRSPHEDFQGGQSLALAVFGALNQTPDMPSVAVHVEESAPVYLGTDGADRHRWVLNVGLGYLRF
- a CDS encoding phage tail tube protein gives rise to the protein MAQPREAFFDKLYIRATNTAPTEVDALDGVTEAPVNRAKDTVDANYFGGDGYKRSKGTLKSFTIPLSGHVFQGSAPQKVLRDSFESDATVFFTIIEDETAPQGSQGYRYPVTVTSYEEGRSSTDVVTFSATLTGQGAPVAV
- a CDS encoding phage tail protein, which translates into the protein MSAPVMHRKPLGTRRALHKRVTLDGAEFDICRPTLGEKMDVLSSSRAAGEMGDNRQPVDEAAGMMMIARIAACCLYFPGTATRVFTEEEVPAVKNEPWLEEIQGELASAFAGPTLESAKGNSETTPS